A single window of Falco rusticolus isolate bFalRus1 chromosome 6, bFalRus1.pri, whole genome shotgun sequence DNA harbors:
- the LOC119150376 gene encoding T-cell activation Rho GTPase-activating protein isoform X3, with translation MQALEKPSKQEKIEELKEVADKLPRPNLVLLKHLLSLLHHISQNADTNRMDSSNLAICIGPNMLSPESDNTLPLEVQKEMNDKVTVLVEFLINNCSEIFGDDIAFPACAFAEESLEHTDSSTEHLCAAHQNDSAYDSPDPEAEGSPRTSQTEQPKGRSTSVSTRYSTHISTPSLTNFRNDIRTMDRRYSEPDLSFQNRLEGRIRKQKLNKSEDNFSVQQKRLGLEAPEKQLAILPSQLSTDSLPKTSSSCSLESSDGSVFTSSPIVSPASPKKTFLNRPQSFSTKATEDCSMPSREIKKHSMSFSFANRRKTLLKTQSWGPGKNMSFQRDNFTKKEDQFSCRVVQHSPHDKEPLPVEYQQRSRFRSADEVFREVDQRNPGRPPSYEEATKNCLATKVPSHNLTVQTMRLKLSNQDALLPHPCSSCAQDTCMTLRDVPSGRVSAVKDSDAETETLSVTVGINSRVSLPVTPGVYRLRAMSESCQKNKLEYMARRCSQPVFEVDQIQYAKESYV, from the exons ATGCAAGCTCTGGAGAAGCcaagcaagcaggaaaaaattgaAGAATTGAAAGA GGTGGCTGACAAACTGCCTAGACCAAACCTGGTCTTGCTCAAGCACCTGCTCTCTCTGCTCCACCACATCAGCCAAAATGCCGACACCAACAGGATGGACTCCAGCAATCTGGCCATCTGCATCGGCCCAAACATGCTGAGCCCAGAGTCGGACAACACGCTCCCGCTGGAAGTGCAGAAGGAGATGAATGACAAG gtGACAGTGTTGGTGGAGTTCCTCATAAATAACTGCTCAGAAATATTTGGGGACGACATtgccttccctgcctgtgccttcGCTGAGGAGTCACTGGAGCACACAGACAGCTCCACAG AACACCTATGTGCTGCTCATCAGAATGACTCTGCCTATGACAGTCCAGACCCTGAAGCTGAAGGCAGCCCCCGTACCTCTCAGACGGAGCAGCCTAAAGGAAGGAGCACTAGTGTGAGCACAAGATATTCAACACACATCTCTACCCCTTCACTGACTAATTTCAGAAATGACATCAGGACAATGGACAGGAGGTACTCAGAGCCAGACCTGTCCTTCCAGAACCGCCTTGAAGGCAGGATAAGGAAACAGAAGCTAAATAAAAGTGAGGACAATTTTTCAGTTCAGCAGAAACGGCTAGGGTTGGAGGCACCGGAGAAACAGCTTGCAATCTTACCTTCACAATTATCAACTGACTCTCTACCCAAAACATCCTCCAGTTGCTCCCTGGAGAGCTCTGATGGCTCAGTCTTCACCAGCTCCCCAATAGTTTCACCTGCTAGTcccaaaaaaacctttttaaataGGCCCCAGTCCTTTTCCACCAAGGCCACCGAAGACTGCAGTATGCCTAGCAGAGAGATTAAAAAGCATTCCATGTCGTTCTCTTTCGCAAACCGCAGGAAAACACTACTAAAAACCCAGAGTTGGGGGCCTGGAAAAAATATGAGTTTTCAGAGAGACAatttcacaaagaaagaagACCAATTCTCCTGCAGAGTTGTCCAGCACAGCCCTCATGATAAAGAACCATTGCCTGTGGAGTACCAGCAAAGATCCCGTTTCAGGTCAGCTGATGAAGTGTTCAGAGAGGTAGACCAGAGGAATCCTGGAAGACCACCCTCTTACGAAGAGGCTACTAAAAACTGCCTGGCCACTAAAGTTCCTTCCCACAATCTCACAGTTCAAACTATGAGATTAAAGCTGTCAAACCAGGATGCTTTGTTGCCTCACCCATGCAGCAGCTGTGCGCAGGACACATGTATGACTCTAAGGGATGTACCCAGTGGCAGAGTTTCTGCAGTGAAGGATTCTGATGCGGAAACTGAAACCCTCAGTGTCACTGTAGGAATAAACTCTCGTGTGAGTTTACCTGTGACCCCGGGAGTCTACCGATTGAGAGCCATGTCTGAATCCTGTCAAAAGAACAAACTGGAGTATATGGCTCGGAGGTGCAGCCAGCCAGTTTTTGAGGTAGACCAGATCCAGTATGCGAAGGAATCCTATGTTTAA